The nucleotide window GATGAAGTGCTGCACCTGTGGACCGGCCTGGGCTATTACGCGCGTGCGCGCAATCTGCATAAAGCGGCAAAGCAGGTGGTGGCGCAGCACGGCGGTGAATTCCCGCGCACCTTCGGGGAGGTGGCGGCACTGCCGGGCGTAGGCCGTTCCACTGCCGGTGCCGTGCTCTCGCTTTCGCTGGGGCTGCACTTTCCTATCCTCGACGGCAACGTCAAGCGCGTGCTGGCACGCTGCTATGCCGTCGACGGCTGGCCGGGTAAAAAAGAGGTCGAGAAGCGCCTGTGGCAGATCAGCGAGGAAGTCACCCCTGCCGACGGCGTCAGCCAGTTCAATCAGGCGATGATGGATTTGGGCGCGCTGGTCTGTACCCGCTCACGGCCTAAGTGTGAAATCTGCCCGCTCAACGGCGGCTGTGAGGCTTATGCCCGCGGCAACTGGGCCGATTATCCGGGTAAAAAACCCAAAGTGACCCTGCCGGTACGCAACGGCTGGTTCCTGATGCTGCAGCACGGCGACGAGGTCTACCTGGAGCAGCGCCCGCCGGTCGGGTTATGGGGCGGTCTGTTCTGCTTTCCGCAGTTTAGCAGCGAGGATGCGCTCACCGACTGGCTGGCCGCGCGCGGCATTCACCGCCAGCCAGTGCAGCTGACCGCCTTCCGGCATACCTTCAGCCATTTCCATCTGGACATTGTGCCGATGTGGCTGGCATGGCCTTCCGCCGGGTCGCTGATGGATGAAGCGCACGGTCTCTGGTATAACTTAGCCCAGCCACCGTCAGTGGGTCTGGCCGCGCCGGTCGGGCGCTTACTGCATGAATTGCGCCACCCCCTGCAGCCTGAACTGCGAACCCGTGTGACCAAAGAGGAAGAGTAATGAGCCGCACCATTTTTTGTACTTATCTGCAACGCGACGCTGAAGGCCAGGACTTTCAGCTCTATCCTGGTGAGCTGGGTAAGCGCATCTACAACGAAATTTCTAAAGAAGCCTGGCAGCAGTGGATGTCCAAGCAGACCATGCTGATCAACGAGAAAAAGCTCAACATGATGAACCCGGCCGATCGCAAAGTGCTGGAGCAGGAGATGGTAAATTTCCTGTTTGAAGGCAAAGATGTGCATATCGAAGGTTACACCCCGCCAGAAAAATAAACGTTCGGGGCCTCCCTTTGAGGCCCTCTTTTTCGAGTCAGGCACGCATTCACAATGAATAAAAAACTGATAGCCCTGCTGGTGATCGCCCCTTTGCTGGTTTCCTGCTCCGGACAAAAAAAATCGCAGTACCACGAGGAGTGGGTCAAGGACACCAACGGTTTTGACATTCTGATGGGGCAGTTTGCCGCCAACATCGAGAATATCTGGGGAATCAATGAGGTTCTGATCGCCGGGCCAAAAGATTACGTCAAATACAGCGACAACTATTACACCCGCAGTCACATTAACTTTGACAGCGGTAGCATCACCATTGAGACCATCTCCGGCACCGATCCGATGGCCAGCCTGCGTCAGGCGATCATCACCACGCTTTTGATCGGCGACGATCCCGGCAATGTTGATCTTTACTCCGATGCCAACGACATTCAGATCAGCAAAGAGCCCCTGCTTTACGGCCAGGTGCTGGATAACACCGGCCAGCCCATTCGCTGGCAGGGGCGCGCCGGTAACTTTGCCGATTACCTGATTCAGAACAAACTGCAGAAGCGCACGTCTGGCCTACATGTGATCTGGTCGGTCACGATCCCGATGGTGCCGAACCACCTGGATAAGCGAGCCCATAAATATCTGCCGCTGGTGCGCAAAGCCGCCGAAGAGTATGGCGTGGATGCCTCGCTGATTCTGGCGATCATGCAGACGGAATCCAGCTTCAACCCCTATGCGGTCAGTAACTCCGATGCGCTGGGTCTGATGCAGGTGGTGCAGCACACCGCAGGCGTTGATGTGTTCCGTATGAAAGGCAAATGGGGCAAGCCGAGCCGCAGCTATCTGCTGGATCCGGCAAATAACATTGATGCCGGTACCGCGTATCTGTCGCTGTTGCAGAAGAACTATCTGGGCGGCATTCAGGATCCGCTGTCGCGGCGCTACGCGGTGATTACCGCCTATAACGGCGGGGCGGGCAGCGTGCTGCGCGTGTTCTCCAGCGATAAAGATCGCGCCTTCTCGCTGATCAACGGCATGTCGCCCAGCCAGGTGTATCAGACGCTGACCAGTAGTCATCCATCTGCGGAGTCACGCCGTTATCTCTATAAGGTGAACCAGGCTCAGCGCAGCTATCATCGCTATTGATCCGCGCCAAAGAGAAACCGGCCGCGCCCCACCCGCTGCTCTCTCCCGTCCGGGAGAGAGCATGGCAGCGGACGAAGACGCGGCCAGCTAACGGCGCGCAGTGCGGCGCCGCTTCCTTACAGCATCATATTCGCCACTAACCGCTTGTGGCCGCTGGCATCCTCTTCCGTATAGACGCCCTGCAGCTCCGGTGAGAACCCCGGTAGCTGGTTAATGCCCTCTTCCAGCGCCAGAAAGTAGCGCTGTACCGGGCCGCCCCACACTTCGCCCGGCACCACGCACAGCACGCCCGGCGGATAAGGCAGCGCGCCCTC belongs to Candidatus Pantoea soli and includes:
- a CDS encoding oxidative damage protection protein, translated to MSRTIFCTYLQRDAEGQDFQLYPGELGKRIYNEISKEAWQQWMSKQTMLINEKKLNMMNPADRKVLEQEMVNFLFEGKDVHIEGYTPPEK
- the mltC gene encoding membrane-bound lytic murein transglycosylase MltC; the encoded protein is MNKKLIALLVIAPLLVSCSGQKKSQYHEEWVKDTNGFDILMGQFAANIENIWGINEVLIAGPKDYVKYSDNYYTRSHINFDSGSITIETISGTDPMASLRQAIITTLLIGDDPGNVDLYSDANDIQISKEPLLYGQVLDNTGQPIRWQGRAGNFADYLIQNKLQKRTSGLHVIWSVTIPMVPNHLDKRAHKYLPLVRKAAEEYGVDASLILAIMQTESSFNPYAVSNSDALGLMQVVQHTAGVDVFRMKGKWGKPSRSYLLDPANNIDAGTAYLSLLQKNYLGGIQDPLSRRYAVITAYNGGAGSVLRVFSSDKDRAFSLINGMSPSQVYQTLTSSHPSAESRRYLYKVNQAQRSYHRY
- the mutY gene encoding A/G-specific adenine glycosylase, whose product is MMQAPEFAQQVLEWYQRFGRKTLPWQLEKTPYKVWLSEVMLQQTQVATVIPYFERFMARFPTVADLAAAPLDEVLHLWTGLGYYARARNLHKAAKQVVAQHGGEFPRTFGEVAALPGVGRSTAGAVLSLSLGLHFPILDGNVKRVLARCYAVDGWPGKKEVEKRLWQISEEVTPADGVSQFNQAMMDLGALVCTRSRPKCEICPLNGGCEAYARGNWADYPGKKPKVTLPVRNGWFLMLQHGDEVYLEQRPPVGLWGGLFCFPQFSSEDALTDWLAARGIHRQPVQLTAFRHTFSHFHLDIVPMWLAWPSAGSLMDEAHGLWYNLAQPPSVGLAAPVGRLLHELRHPLQPELRTRVTKEEE